In the Malus domestica chromosome 16, GDT2T_hap1 genome, one interval contains:
- the LOC139193126 gene encoding uncharacterized protein: MAGVMACKPTEKQPHWGDSFAGRSYKPRNREMAYETLINNYFNPNSMYTEEDFRRRPGFSPHQNVTIALRMLAYASPADAMDDTYGMYESTCLDNLTEFCHIVFQLYKEEYLLEPNQTDMDRLFCKAKGRDFSVPRSQNDIIVLGRSPLFNNLTEGKSPQLDYYINERQYNMGYYLAYDIYPKWATLVQAIANLENDA; this comes from the exons ATGGCCGGGGTCATGGCATGTAAGCCAACTGAAAAACAACCTCATTGGGGTGACTCTTTTGCtggtcgctcttacaaaccacgaaatAGAGAGATGGCGTATGAGACTCTGATcaacaactacttcaaccccaactcgatgtacacagaagaggatttcagac GTCGTCCTGGTTTCTCTCCTCATCAGAATGTTACTATTGCACTCCGAATGCTGGCCTATGCTTCCCCCGCTGATGCGATGGATGATACATATGGTATGTAtgagtctacatgccttgataaTCTTACTGAATTTTGTCACATAGTTTTTCAGCTTTACAAAGAGGAGTACCTCCTTGAACCAAATCAAACAGATATGGATCGGCTCTTCTGTAAAGCTAAAGGCCGTGACTTTTCAG tcccaAGATCTCAAAATGACATTATAGTTCTTGGGCGTTCACCCCTCTTCAATAACCTGACGGAGGGTAAatcacctcaacttgactactacatcaacgaGCGTCagtacaatatggggtattacttggcatatgacatctacccaaagtgggcgacacttgtccaagcaattgcAAACCTTGAGAATGACGCCTAG
- the LOC114822316 gene encoding uncharacterized protein: MANVAKLDFAALSITGKNNLTWVLEAANLGDTIREENISSSQDRAKAMIFIRCHLDEGLKSEYLTIEDSLALWKALRNRYNHQTTMKLCGDTITEEDLLEKTFNTFHASNVLMQQQYRARGFIEYNQLIYVLLVAEQNNELLMKNH, translated from the exons atggcaaacgTGGCGaagcttgattttgctgccctgaGCATTACTGGGAAGAATAACCTTACATGGGTACTAGAAGCAgcgaatcttggagataccattaGGGAAGAAAACAtctcatcctctcaagatcgaGCGAAGGCCATGATTTTTATTCGTTGCCATCTTGATGAGGGACTAAAGAGCGAGTACTTAACAATTGAAGATTCGTTAGCCCTCTGGAAGGCCTTGAGaaacagatacaatcaccagacaacg atgaagctttgtggggATACTATTACTGAGGAAGATTTGCTGGAAAAGACGTTTAACACATTTCATGCCTCTAATGTGCTCATGCAGCAGCAGTATAGAGCGCGAGGCTTCATTGAATACAACCAGTTGATATATGTGCTCTTGGTAGCTGAACAaaacaatgagctcctgatgaaaaatCATTAG